The Streptomyces spororaveus genome includes a region encoding these proteins:
- a CDS encoding ATP-dependent helicase: MAGAALDSFSPATRSWFTGAFVTPTDAQEGAWRAIGEGSDVLVVAPTGSGKTLAAFLAALDRLASAPPPAEPKKRCRVLYVSPLKALAVDVERNLRSPLTGIRQESVRLGLPEPDIRVGIRSGDTPPAERRALVTRPPDILITTPESLFLMLTSAAREALAGIETVILDEVHAVAGTKRGAHLALSLERLDELLPRPARRIGLSATVRPVDEVARYLAPRGKVEIVQPPSAKEFDLSVVVPVQDMGELGGSPATEGKEGGDKPSIWPHVEERIADLVQAHRSTIVFANSRRLAERLCNRLNEIAYERAMGEKLPEGKPPAEIMAQSGAALGAPPLLARAHHGSVSKEQRALVEEDLKAGRLPAVVATSSLELGIDMGAVDLVVQVESPPSVASGLQRVGRAGHQVGAVSTGVVFPKYRGDLVQAAVVTERMRTGAIESLRVPANPLDVLAQQLVAMVAMDTWQLDDLLALVRRAAPFAALPESAFTAVLDMLAGRYPSDAFAELRPRVVWDRVAGTVTGRPGAQRLAVTSGGTIPDRGLFGVFLAGSDPKKGGGRVGELDEEMVYESRVGDVFTLGTTSWRIEDITRDRVLVTPAPGVPGRLPFWKGDQLGRPLELGRAVGAFLRELGGLSEEDARLRLLAAGLDAWAAENVTAYLAEQREACGHVPDDRTIVVERFRDELGDWRVVVHSPFGAQVHAPWALALGARLAEKYGMDAQVMHADDGIVLRLPDADLLSMDLLDHDPAAPQPFEFDDEKAPLGAADVAFDRGDVQQIVTDQVGGSALFASRFRECAARALLLPRRSPGKRTPLWQQRQRASQLLQVASEFGSFPIVLEAVRECLQDVFDVPGLTELMGDIEARRVRLVEVTTPEPSPFARSLLFGYVAQFLYEGDSPLAERRAAALSLDSRLLAELLGQAELRELLDAQVLEELERELQWLTEDRRAKDPESVADLLRLLGPLTRDQLTERGADPAWAQELAGARRVIAVRIGGADHWAAIEDAGRLRDALGTALPVGVPEAFTEPVKDPLGDLLARYARTHGPFTTAAVATRFGLGAAVTEGALHRLAAAGRVVQGEFHPAGIGQEWCDATVLRRLRRRSLAALRQELEPVPPTSLATFLPQWQHLGGALRGLDGLARAIEQLQGAPVPASALERLILPSRVSGYSPGLLDELTTAGEVVWAGAGALPGKDGWVSLYMAEAAPLLLPPPHPLEQSPLHQAVLASLAGGYGLFFRQIAQSIRAEFPEVSDIALSEAVWDLAWSGRLTNDTLAPLRSLLGSGRTAGSTAHRARRTVPRGRYGTLQATVSRTGPPTVSGRWSLLPAAAPDPTHRAHALARTLLDRHGVVTRGAVAAEGVEGGFSAVYRVLSAFEDSGQARRGYVVEGLGAAQFAMDGAVDRLRAAERTPPPLAAVVLAAADPANAYGAALPWPEPPAGATHKPGRKAGSLVVQVDGELILYLERGGKTLLAWPAPEDPRLGAATAALAAASRAGTLPALTVERINAAAALTSPLGPALEAAGFHATPRGLRMRS; this comes from the coding sequence ATGGCAGGCGCTGCGCTCGACTCGTTCTCCCCCGCGACCCGCTCGTGGTTCACGGGGGCCTTCGTCACGCCCACCGACGCGCAGGAGGGCGCCTGGCGGGCGATCGGGGAGGGCTCGGACGTGCTGGTGGTCGCCCCCACCGGCTCCGGCAAGACCCTGGCCGCGTTCCTCGCCGCCCTCGACCGGCTCGCTTCGGCCCCGCCGCCCGCCGAACCGAAGAAGCGCTGCCGCGTGCTGTACGTGTCGCCGCTGAAGGCCCTCGCCGTCGACGTGGAGCGCAATCTGCGCAGCCCGCTGACCGGGATCCGCCAGGAGTCGGTCCGCCTGGGCCTGCCCGAGCCGGACATCCGGGTCGGGATCCGCTCCGGCGACACCCCGCCCGCCGAACGGCGGGCGCTGGTCACCCGCCCGCCGGACATCCTCATCACCACGCCGGAGTCGCTGTTCCTGATGCTGACCTCGGCGGCCCGGGAGGCCCTCGCCGGGATCGAGACGGTGATCCTGGACGAGGTGCACGCGGTCGCCGGGACCAAGCGCGGCGCCCATCTCGCCCTGTCCCTGGAGCGGCTGGACGAGCTGCTGCCGCGTCCCGCGCGCCGGATCGGGCTGTCGGCGACGGTCCGGCCGGTGGACGAGGTGGCCCGGTACCTGGCGCCGCGCGGCAAGGTGGAGATCGTCCAGCCGCCGTCGGCCAAGGAGTTCGACCTGTCGGTGGTCGTCCCGGTGCAGGACATGGGCGAGTTGGGCGGCTCCCCCGCGACCGAGGGCAAGGAGGGCGGGGACAAGCCGTCGATCTGGCCGCATGTGGAGGAGCGGATCGCCGACCTGGTGCAGGCGCACCGCTCGACGATCGTGTTCGCCAACTCCAGGCGGCTCGCCGAGCGGCTGTGCAACCGGCTCAACGAGATCGCGTACGAGCGCGCCATGGGCGAGAAGCTGCCGGAGGGCAAGCCCCCGGCCGAGATCATGGCCCAGTCGGGCGCCGCCCTGGGCGCCCCGCCGCTGCTGGCCCGTGCGCACCACGGCTCGGTGTCCAAGGAGCAGCGGGCGCTGGTGGAGGAGGACCTGAAGGCGGGCAGGCTGCCCGCCGTGGTCGCCACCTCCAGCCTGGAGCTGGGCATCGACATGGGCGCGGTGGACCTGGTGGTGCAGGTGGAGTCGCCGCCGTCGGTGGCCTCCGGGCTGCAGCGGGTGGGCCGGGCCGGGCACCAGGTGGGCGCGGTCTCCACCGGGGTGGTCTTCCCCAAGTACCGCGGCGACCTGGTGCAGGCGGCGGTGGTCACCGAGCGGATGCGCACGGGGGCGATCGAGTCGCTCCGGGTGCCCGCCAACCCCCTCGACGTACTGGCGCAGCAGCTGGTCGCGATGGTGGCGATGGACACCTGGCAGCTGGACGACCTGCTCGCCCTGGTGCGGCGGGCGGCGCCCTTCGCGGCGCTGCCGGAATCGGCGTTCACCGCGGTGCTGGACATGCTGGCCGGGCGCTATCCGTCGGACGCGTTCGCCGAGCTGCGGCCGCGCGTGGTGTGGGACCGGGTGGCGGGGACGGTCACGGGCCGGCCGGGCGCCCAGCGCCTGGCGGTGACCTCGGGCGGCACGATCCCCGACCGCGGGCTCTTCGGTGTCTTCCTCGCCGGCTCCGATCCCAAGAAGGGCGGCGGGCGGGTCGGGGAGCTCGACGAGGAGATGGTCTACGAGTCCCGCGTCGGGGACGTCTTCACCCTGGGCACCACCTCGTGGCGGATCGAGGACATCACCCGCGACCGGGTCCTGGTCACCCCCGCCCCCGGGGTGCCGGGCAGGCTGCCGTTCTGGAAGGGTGACCAGCTCGGCCGGCCGCTCGAACTGGGCCGCGCGGTCGGCGCGTTCCTGCGCGAGCTCGGCGGCCTGAGCGAGGAGGACGCCCGGCTGCGGCTGCTGGCGGCCGGCCTGGACGCCTGGGCCGCCGAGAACGTCACGGCGTACCTCGCCGAGCAGCGCGAGGCCTGCGGACACGTCCCCGACGACCGGACCATCGTGGTCGAGCGGTTCCGCGACGAGCTGGGCGACTGGCGGGTCGTGGTCCACTCCCCCTTCGGCGCGCAGGTGCACGCCCCGTGGGCGCTGGCGCTGGGTGCCCGCCTCGCCGAGAAGTACGGCATGGACGCGCAGGTCATGCACGCCGACGACGGGATCGTGCTCCGCCTGCCCGACGCCGACCTGCTGTCCATGGATCTCCTGGACCACGACCCAGCCGCCCCGCAGCCGTTCGAGTTCGACGACGAGAAGGCCCCGCTGGGCGCGGCCGACGTCGCCTTCGACCGCGGCGACGTCCAGCAGATCGTCACCGACCAGGTCGGCGGCTCGGCGCTGTTCGCCTCCCGCTTCCGTGAGTGCGCGGCCCGTGCCCTGCTGCTGCCGCGCCGGAGCCCCGGCAAGCGGACCCCGCTGTGGCAGCAGCGCCAGCGCGCCTCCCAACTGCTGCAGGTGGCATCCGAGTTCGGATCCTTCCCGATCGTGCTGGAGGCCGTACGGGAGTGCCTCCAGGACGTCTTCGACGTGCCCGGCCTGACCGAGCTGATGGGGGACATCGAGGCACGCCGCGTCCGGCTGGTCGAGGTCACCACGCCGGAGCCCTCGCCCTTCGCCCGGTCCCTCCTCTTCGGGTACGTGGCCCAGTTCCTCTACGAAGGGGACTCGCCGCTGGCCGAGCGCCGGGCGGCCGCGCTGTCGCTGGACTCCCGGCTGCTGGCCGAGCTGCTCGGCCAGGCCGAGCTGCGCGAACTCCTCGACGCACAGGTGCTGGAGGAGCTGGAGCGGGAGCTCCAGTGGCTCACCGAGGACCGGCGGGCCAAGGATCCCGAGTCGGTGGCCGACCTGTTGCGCCTGCTGGGCCCGCTGACACGGGACCAGCTGACCGAGCGCGGGGCGGATCCGGCCTGGGCGCAGGAGCTGGCCGGGGCCCGCCGTGTCATCGCGGTCAGGATCGGCGGCGCGGACCACTGGGCGGCGATCGAGGACGCGGGCCGGCTGCGGGACGCACTGGGCACGGCGCTGCCCGTCGGCGTCCCCGAGGCGTTCACCGAGCCGGTCAAGGACCCGCTCGGGGACCTGCTCGCCCGGTACGCCCGCACCCACGGGCCCTTCACCACGGCCGCCGTGGCCACCCGCTTCGGCCTGGGCGCCGCGGTGACCGAGGGCGCCCTGCACCGGCTGGCCGCGGCCGGCCGTGTGGTGCAGGGCGAGTTCCACCCGGCGGGCATCGGCCAGGAGTGGTGCGACGCGACGGTGCTGCGCAGGCTCCGCCGCCGTTCCCTCGCCGCGCTCCGCCAGGAGCTGGAACCGGTGCCGCCGACCTCGCTGGCCACCTTCCTGCCGCAGTGGCAGCACCTGGGCGGGGCCCTGCGCGGCCTCGACGGGCTGGCCAGGGCGATCGAGCAGCTCCAGGGGGCCCCGGTCCCGGCCTCCGCGCTGGAACGCCTGATCCTCCCGTCGCGCGTGAGCGGGTACTCCCCCGGTCTGCTGGACGAACTGACCACCGCGGGCGAGGTGGTGTGGGCGGGCGCGGGAGCCCTCCCGGGCAAGGACGGCTGGGTCTCGCTCTATATGGCGGAGGCGGCGCCGCTGCTCCTGCCGCCGCCGCACCCGCTGGAGCAGAGCCCCCTCCACCAGGCGGTGCTGGCATCGCTCGCGGGCGGGTACGGGCTGTTCTTCCGGCAGATCGCGCAGTCGATCCGCGCCGAGTTCCCCGAGGTGTCGGACATCGCGCTCTCCGAGGCGGTATGGGATCTGGCCTGGTCGGGCCGGCTCACCAACGACACCCTGGCCCCGCTGCGTTCGCTGCTCGGTTCGGGGCGCACGGCGGGCTCGACGGCCCACCGGGCCCGGCGCACCGTCCCCCGCGGCCGGTACGGCACGCTTCAGGCGACCGTGTCCCGTACGGGCCCGCCCACGGTCTCGGGGCGCTGGTCCCTGCTGCCGGCCGCGGCCCCCGATCCGACCCACCGGGCCCACGCCCTGGCCCGCACCCTGCTGGACCGGCACGGGGTGGTGACCCGCGGGGCGGTCGCCGCCGAAGGGGTGGAGGGCGGCTTCAGCGCGGTCTACCGCGTCCTGTCGGCCTTCGAGGACAGCGGCCAGGCCCGCCGGGGCTATGTGGTCGAGGGCCTGGGCGCGGCCCAGTTCGCGATGGACGGCGCGGTGGACCGGCTCCGGGCCGCCGAGCGGACCCCGCCCCCGCTGGCGGCGGTGGTGCTGGCGGCCGCCGACCCGGCGAACGCGTACGGCGCGGCGCTGCCCTGGCCCGAGCCCCCGGCCGGGGCCACCCACAAGCCGGGCCGCAAAGCGGGCTCCCTCGTGGTCCAGGTGGACGGGGAGCTCATCCTGTACCTGGAGCGCGGCGGCAAGACCCTGCTGGCCTGGCCCGCCCCGGAGGATCCGCGGCTCGGGGCGGCCACGGCGGCCCTGGCAGCCGCCTCCCGCGCGGGCACGCTCCCGGCCCTCACGGTGGAACGGATCAACGCGGCGGCGGCCCTGACCTCTCCCCTGGGCCCGGCCCTGGAGGCGGCCGGCTTCCATGCCACACCGAGGGGTTTGCGCATGCGTTCCTGA
- a CDS encoding Fpg/Nei family DNA glycosylase gives MPEGDSIRRAATRLHTALAGRTLTRSDLRVPRFALADLTGRVTLDVTPRGKHLLARFEGGLTLHSHLRMDGAWHVFAAGEKWRGGPDHEIRAVLGTADHTAVGYRLPVLELIRTAEEDRAVGHLGPDLLGPDWDPALAAAHLLAAPERALGEALLDQRNLAGIGNIYKSELCFLAQVTPWTPVGTLPESALPRLAAAAHRLLSANTGDRPGPRNTTGIHRPGQDLFVYGRAHRPCLRCGTPVREAPQDGRPTYWCPRCQQGPTP, from the coding sequence ATGCCCGAAGGCGACAGCATCCGGCGCGCGGCGACCCGGCTCCACACCGCCCTCGCAGGCCGCACGCTCACCCGCAGCGACCTGCGCGTCCCCCGCTTCGCCCTCGCCGACCTCACCGGCCGGGTCACCCTCGACGTCACCCCCCGCGGCAAGCACCTCCTCGCCCGCTTCGAGGGCGGCCTCACCCTGCACAGCCACCTCCGGATGGACGGCGCCTGGCATGTCTTCGCCGCCGGCGAGAAATGGCGCGGCGGCCCGGACCACGAGATCCGCGCCGTCCTCGGCACGGCCGACCACACCGCCGTCGGCTACCGGCTCCCCGTCCTGGAGCTGATCCGCACCGCCGAGGAGGACCGCGCCGTGGGCCACCTCGGCCCCGACCTCCTCGGCCCGGACTGGGATCCGGCACTCGCCGCCGCCCACCTCCTCGCCGCCCCCGAGCGCGCCCTCGGCGAGGCCCTGCTGGACCAGCGCAACCTCGCCGGGATCGGCAACATCTACAAGTCCGAGCTGTGCTTCCTGGCCCAGGTCACCCCGTGGACCCCGGTCGGCACGCTCCCCGAGTCCGCCCTCCCCCGGCTGGCCGCCGCCGCCCACCGGCTGCTGTCCGCGAACACCGGCGATCGCCCGGGCCCGCGCAACACGACCGGCATCCACCGCCCCGGCCAGGACCTCTTCGTCTACGGCCGCGCGCACCGCCCCTGCCTGCGCTGCGGCACCCCCGTCCGCGAGGCCCCCCAGGACGGCCGACCCACCTACTGGTGCCCCCGCTGCCAGCAGGGCCCCACACCCTAG
- a CDS encoding helix-turn-helix domain-containing protein: MILLRRLLGDVLRRQRQRQGRTLREVSSSARVSLGYLSEVERGQKEASSELLSAICDALDVRMSELMREVSDELSLAELAQSAAASEPVSVPVRPMLNSVSMASVTGPERVTIKAPAEAVNVVAA, from the coding sequence ATGATTCTGCTCCGTCGCCTGCTGGGTGACGTGCTGCGTCGGCAGCGCCAGCGCCAGGGCCGTACTCTGCGCGAAGTCTCCTCGTCGGCCCGAGTTTCTCTCGGCTATCTCTCCGAGGTGGAGCGGGGGCAGAAGGAGGCATCCTCCGAGCTGCTCTCCGCGATCTGCGACGCGTTGGACGTACGGATGTCCGAGCTGATGCGCGAAGTCAGTGACGAACTGTCGCTGGCCGAGCTGGCACAGTCGGCCGCGGCAAGCGAACCGGTGAGTGTGCCGGTCCGCCCGATGCTCAATTCGGTCTCCATGGCTTCGGTCACGGGCCCGGAGCGGGTGACCATCAAGGCGCCTGCGGAAGCGGTGAATGTCGTAGCCGCGTGA
- a CDS encoding SDR family NAD(P)-dependent oxidoreductase, which produces MPTPTAPYGLTGRTALITGAASGIGRATAVLLAEAGAHVHCADRDEQGLAETAALVAKAGGAATVHALDVTDRAALRTAVAAAGPLDITAAIAGVMHTSSVLETADEDLDRILDINFKGVLRTCQEAARAMIAAGRPGSIVTMASGAVDAAQPGLLCYSAAKAAVVQLTKTLATEAGPHGIRVNAVAPGWIRTPMTGRHSPEVQEQTEAVMVRMSPLRRVGEPEDIARAVLYLASDASSFMTGQILRPNGGVSMPW; this is translated from the coding sequence ATGCCCACACCCACAGCCCCGTACGGCCTCACCGGCCGCACCGCCCTGATCACCGGCGCCGCCAGCGGCATCGGCCGCGCCACCGCCGTGCTGCTCGCAGAGGCGGGCGCGCACGTGCACTGCGCGGACCGCGACGAGCAGGGCCTCGCCGAGACGGCCGCCCTCGTCGCCAAGGCCGGCGGCGCCGCCACCGTCCACGCCCTCGACGTCACCGACCGGGCCGCGCTGCGCACGGCCGTCGCCGCGGCCGGTCCGCTCGACATCACGGCCGCCATCGCCGGGGTCATGCACACGAGCAGCGTCCTGGAGACGGCCGACGAGGACCTCGACCGGATCCTGGACATCAACTTCAAGGGGGTCCTGCGGACCTGCCAGGAGGCCGCCCGCGCCATGATCGCGGCCGGTCGCCCCGGCTCGATCGTCACCATGGCCTCCGGGGCCGTGGACGCCGCCCAGCCCGGCCTGCTCTGCTACAGCGCCGCCAAGGCCGCCGTCGTCCAGCTGACCAAGACCCTCGCCACCGAGGCCGGCCCGCACGGCATACGCGTCAACGCGGTCGCCCCGGGTTGGATCCGCACCCCCATGACCGGCCGCCACAGCCCCGAGGTCCAGGAGCAGACCGAGGCCGTGATGGTCCGTATGTCCCCGCTGCGCCGGGTCGGCGAGCCCGAGGACATCGCCCGGGCGGTGCTCTACCTGGCCTCGGACGCCTCGTCCTTCATGACGGGCCAGATCCTTCGCCCGAACGGTGGGGTGTCCATGCCCTGGTAG